The genomic stretch AGGTAAATGTTGGAAACGTATTTTACAAACCCGCTCCCTTGGAAGAGACCGTAAAGCTCTTTTAAGTTGTTTTCGCGGTTTTCTACCTGTTGATACTCTTTTTTTAAGTGTGCTTTTTCTTCCAGTTTGGTGTAGATTTCTTCAATGTCCTTTTGGAGAAGTGCGACACGCTTCTGGGTGCCTTCCAGGGTTGATTTTGCCGTTTGATATTCTTCCTGGGTGGCTATATACAGGGTTTGGTCAAATCCGGCGACAGCTTCATCTGCCTGTAATTCCTGTGTTTTGGCCTGCAAGATGTCACGCTGCTTGTCAAAGGCCTTGATTTCCTCTTCCAGTTTAGAAGGATTCAGCTGTTTGGCCAGTAGATCCTTGACGGCGGCTGCATTGGCAAAACTATGCTGTGATAAGGCCAGGGAAAGGGAATCATCAATTTTTTCTATCTTGGCCTTTACTTCTCCCAATCGGTCTTGATAGGTTTTTAAATTCGCCAAGTTGGTGGCTTGTTGTTGCCGGGTTTCGTTAAGGGCGTCCTGCGCCCTTGGTAAGTTTATTTCCAAGTCATCCAGGTACCGTTTTACCTTGGCAATGTCCTCGTCGATCTTGGTCGCATTTGCCTCCCTATATTTTTCCAACAAGTCTGGAAAATTCACTTCCCCAAGCTTGGTTTCGATTTTGGTCTGAAGGGTTTTTACCTGCTGGTCGGCTTCTTGGTATTTTGTCAGGTACTGTTCTGATTTGGCCAAAAATGCCTTTTGTTCTGCCAGTAATGATTTGAGCTGTTGCTGGAGCATTTTCTCCTTTTGAAGAGCTGTTTTGGCCGCTTTTAATTGCTGGTCAATGGCTATTATGCCGCTTTTTGCATCATTTTCTTTTAGCAAAGACTGGATGCGTTGCTGTACCTGATCGGCTTCCTGTTGTTTTTCAAGGTGGCTTTTCTGGGTGTTTTCCAACGTAATGTGCAGCTTTTCATAGCTAGCCTGCGCGGCGCGCAAAGCTTCCAGCCGATGGCCGAATTGCCGGATGGATTCATCCGTTTTTTCCAGCTTTTGTTCATCAAAATCATGCTCCAACGGCGAAGGATGCTCCAAGGCACCACAAAGTGGACATGCTTCCCCGGGCTTTAATTGGTGGGCATATTCAAATAGCCCCTGTTGTTGCAGGAGGTGTTCTCGTTCTTTTTGTACCTGCTGTAGTTTTTCTGTGGTTTTTTGGATGGCAGTGGTGAAATTGGCCTCTTGAAGACCGGCTTCTTGAAGGAGTTGGCTTTTGGCGGATTGTGCAGACTTGTCCTCTTCAGAAAGTCCTTTTAGCTGGCCGGAAAGGAGAGTGGATCTATCTTCCAATTGCCGGAGTTCCAGATAAGCCGCTTCCAGTTTACTGACCTGATCCATCTCGGGAACATCCAGTTGCTCCATCGCTTTTTCAGCTTGGTCTATTTGGAGTGCCAACGTGTCTTTTTGCTCTTGCTGGGTGCTGTTTTGCTGGGCAAGTTGCTGGAAGTCTTGCTGTAGGGCGGCTTTTTCCGCGGAGAGCTTGTTGAGTTCCTTGATTTGCAGCAGGTCGCGGATGCGCGCTTCTTTTTCACCTTTATTGCTGTAGTCCTGGTAGAGCTTTTGATAGCGGATGTTTTTTTCTTCGATTTCCTGCTCGAAGCGCCTCTTGAAACGCTCACAGTCGGTCACACTTATACGGTATTTTTCCAAGTCAATTTCCAGTTCTTGAAACTGATCGAGCAGAGGTTTTACATAGGTCAGCGCCTTTTGATATTGCTGGAGCAGGATCCGCTTTTGCTGGAATGACGGAAGCCGGTGATCGGATTCTTCCAGTTGTTTTTTGAGCTGGATAAGTTGTTCCGCCTTTTCCTTTACCGCCAGGATGCTGTTGAGCTGTTGTTCTTTTTGGGTGAGCAGTTGGGCCTCTTTCTTCTTTTGGGCAGTAAGCTGGTGTAATTGGGATTCGGATTCTTGGAGAGCGTCTTTGGTAAATACTGCCAGTCCTTCCAGCTGGGTTTCGAGTTTGATTTTCTTTTCCTTTTCTATCGAGAGCAGCTGCTTGGTTTTTCCGGCAAGGTCAAAGCGTTCCAGCCCAAAGAGTTCTTTCATCATTTCTGCACGGTCTTTGGGTTTTTGCTCGATAAACTCCCTGAATTTTCCTTGGGGAATAATGACCGTCTGGCGGAAATGGTCCATTTTCATACCTACTAGCGCTTCCCCTTTTGCCTCCAGCGGTAGCCAGCCCTCACTGGTCTTTTTATAAAATGTGTGGGTGGCCGGCTTTACATCATCAAAGTTCTTGGAATTTCTCTTGGCAATATAGGACGCCTTGTAGGTACATGTGTTGTTTTTACCTGCTTGGAATTCAAAGTGGATGGCGATGCCAGGGCTCTGGAGGTTGACCATGCTGTTTTTTTCGCCTTTGCTGGCCAGCCTTTCGGTAGTACCATAGAGTGCCAGCAAGATGGCTTCCAAAATGGAGGATTTACCACTGCCCACTGACCCGAAAATACCAAAAAGGCCGGCACCAGTAAGCTGGGTGAAGTCAATGGTCTGTTTT from Echinicola soli encodes the following:
- a CDS encoding SbcC/MukB-like Walker B domain-containing protein; translated protein: MIPVKLEIEGLYSYKEKQTIDFTQLTGAGLFGIFGSVGSGKSSILEAILLALYGTTERLASKGEKNSMVNLQSPGIAIHFEFQAGKNNTCTYKASYIAKRNSKNFDDVKPATHTFYKKTSEGWLPLEAKGEALVGMKMDHFRQTVIIPQGKFREFIEQKPKDRAEMMKELFGLERFDLAGKTKQLLSIEKEKKIKLETQLEGLAVFTKDALQESESQLHQLTAQKKKEAQLLTQKEQQLNSILAVKEKAEQLIQLKKQLEESDHRLPSFQQKRILLQQYQKALTYVKPLLDQFQELEIDLEKYRISVTDCERFKRRFEQEIEEKNIRYQKLYQDYSNKGEKEARIRDLLQIKELNKLSAEKAALQQDFQQLAQQNSTQQEQKDTLALQIDQAEKAMEQLDVPEMDQVSKLEAAYLELRQLEDRSTLLSGQLKGLSEEDKSAQSAKSQLLQEAGLQEANFTTAIQKTTEKLQQVQKEREHLLQQQGLFEYAHQLKPGEACPLCGALEHPSPLEHDFDEQKLEKTDESIRQFGHRLEALRAAQASYEKLHITLENTQKSHLEKQQEADQVQQRIQSLLKENDAKSGIIAIDQQLKAAKTALQKEKMLQQQLKSLLAEQKAFLAKSEQYLTKYQEADQQVKTLQTKIETKLGEVNFPDLLEKYREANATKIDEDIAKVKRYLDDLEINLPRAQDALNETRQQQATNLANLKTYQDRLGEVKAKIEKIDDSLSLALSQHSFANAAAVKDLLAKQLNPSKLEEEIKAFDKQRDILQAKTQELQADEAVAGFDQTLYIATQEEYQTAKSTLEGTQKRVALLQKDIEEIYTKLEEKAHLKKEYQQVENRENNLKELYGLFQGSGFVKYVSNIYLKELVQTANIRFMQLSKNSLTLEVDESNTFWVKDHLNGGKKRLLKTLSGGQTFQASLCLALALAEKVKSLNRADQSFFFLDEGFGALDKNALRTVFETLKSLRHEKRIVGIISHVEELQQEIGVYAQVELDPEKGSQVTYSF